A genomic segment from Drosophila miranda strain MSH22 chromosome 3, D.miranda_PacBio2.1, whole genome shotgun sequence encodes:
- the LOC108159416 gene encoding pneumococcal serine-rich repeat protein isoform X12 produces MDLSLERDSSALGSLFQQIINDMKNTSPLWDDFVAKASKLHTCLRAAIQAIAAYLDAFQKIADAATNSRGASKEIGTALTRVCLRHKAVETRLKTFTSAIMDCLVQPLQDKIEDWKRTVATIDKDHAKEYKRCRSELKKRSSDTLRLQKKARKGQTDGLQSLMDSHMQDVTLRRAELEEVEKRSLRAAMVEERLRYCSFVHMLQPVVHEECEVMSELGHLQEAMQSIALVTKEPSVLPQASEELIHDAKASINLYPESPGGGSGSQGGGCSNSLGSRKSSVCSISSMNSSGSSNSPGHHHYPRSLSQFVTPAIRLKPGESSDSGFCSSPALTTQVSNATNQTANVSTWPPHSQDVVDTLPPTADRPHTISTAYEKGHQRPPLTVYTFQNPETIHESGSGNGINNGSVAPSNGQPSSGQTTPATQKSPAASLSRPPLPVKPAHVRCSSLERPLSAQSNHRQGSGSGGLLQRQCPSPIPAHITKELSAAHHAQQQQQQLQQQQSPPTYVNMSELANMAALKLTNHQQQQQQQQQQQQQQKPTPPPLQQQSSIDSICSQHSNDSSGSHQLLQQQQQQQAPHAAQHHATRSHSISSTASSLHSHPSIDSTVACGSLVGQHTHSTSTNTNTTSPSSGSSTPQNHYSPLLTNSPTSTAAGTPSGSSISTGTGTGAGLGFVYQVSSPTPPTSEVQVQVLKITEQAGSQPPASAEDTDERSRASVLQKASMFEKQAAAVAAAAGSVSPPVPATGPSPAAAAPSAGGPKRSEAEQQEMDKSFEDSIKALNNLIGELDSFQREIDEGKGKQNSNSNSSNNNLTTSSSSSENNNLPPVCIGSTASTTSTSTTNIDLCGISNQTNSSGCGTDMSDTTSEELAGEEGGHLMDPTLAEARRRERELLGASDSELSRCYVSETSSLTGGLTAGGYENPTFAHFVASASRDDPYNGGSGSEGRSLYAPASVSVSADSISLAASDSICLSGQPRHAYVDTCSDSGSAVVVIYDHQIPNTPDIEFVKQNSEIVLLRTKDPQVQSQLQLYEMRELQQLPSNLAGSPDSPDSGSGKALPPATATVAPAKQRLSSFRASSEQQLQLLGRGSPQRGKANHVDQPPQQQQPAQGTVSDNSSLPVEPPVMRRQLPPKPTSLCLSLFNGTGTGTGSGSGSGTGTGSNQPPSVADKPLIPRKSDFKADLDAKIRRQKQKVQQQIQQQQQQQQKQQQTPQQPLQQQQQQQQQQQHSPQSHQTRNCNVTNGPAAAVVIASASDPILSPHPYQNQNQNHRMPSQNQTTATSNHKQYQTPQAAATATSKTSASPPSATIANPALSSLSPRGGLPQPSSSSSSLPSSASASTNSTSTNALAPLPVATATATATAPCRPPPSAPPPAHPYVCSSNAANPQANHQANTNTNSTANANANASLKPGITPRPASLSGGAGGGLGGAGGSTRIARRSSINQAKPPPPVRRSSSVTPSPNASVGHATHLQLQHNTPLSSSSEHLPPPPAFMLESMSSAPPVAMPSSALKVSETVRALAAMRHQPASPGTLRRIQQQQQQHQQQQQQQQQYQPPLQTFRTSSPAAGGGGGGGIYAQPKLVNSMSSFRTSSPSPNGHGHGHAHPLPPTQPKANPNLIAQLNARLNSKQQQQQQHHQQQHASEGIYGNQQQPGGESIYTRSGLSMSQPQQQQHYDAAPILSMRQAQQQQQQYQHLQQQHYTCPPPLEDPPPPPIYSAGASATMPKKMARPHAGQSAASQLSAYAAGSATATLPKNMMQQQQRLQQQLQQQQQQHQQYQQPAGMGNGNGHVNQRPQLPLPQQQMQQQQQQKLRAAQQQHLAEQQQQQQQQQRQPPIPSRHSSVQQKIFVSTNPFIQTTAVKFHSPSASPTCGSPVTGSGSVSSASIYATTARGNHHQQQIHHPQQQQHQQQQQQHYYREVAGGNSNGGAAYYNHNNAHGHGHANANAHANVHAHAHMSHAQAHHPNFVTSTNIEKTGSIRAKTKAEFLENLNAKLAKQGMSGRAFAVRNLINSKALMYQNPQNLSRPSAQYRRPPTYPNTTTTTSTTATTTTATGTGTGTGHCDEQC; encoded by the exons ATGGATCTAAGTCTGGAACGCGATAGCTCTGCTCTGGGGAGTCTGTTCCAACAGATTATCAATGACATGAAG AACACCTCTCCACTGTGGGATGACTTCGTGGCAAAGGCCAGCAAATTGCACACATGCTTGAG GGCTGCCATACAGGCAATCGCCGCCTATTTGGATGCCTTCCAGAAGATAGCCGATGCGGCCACCAATTCCAGAG GCGCCTCCAAGGAAATTGGCACCGCCCTGACCCGGGTCTGCCTGCGCCACAAGGCAGTGGAGACCCGCTTGAAGACCTTCACCAGCGCCATTATGGACTGTCTGGTGCAGCCGCTGCAGGACAAGATCGAGGACTGGAAACGCACCGTGGCCACCATCGACAAGGACCATGCCAAAGAATACAAGCGCTGCCGGAGTGAGCTGAAGAAGCGCTCCAGCGACACGCTGCGGCTCCAGAAGAAGGCCCGCAAGGGCCAGACCGACGGCCTCCAGTCGCTGATGGACTCGCACATGCAGGACGTGACCCTGCGCCGGGCCGAGCTGGAGGAGGTGGAGAAGCGTTCGCTGCGAGCGGCCATGGTGGAGGAGCGGCTGCGCTACTGCAGCTTCGTCCACATGCTGCAGCCGGTGGTGCACGAGGAGTGCGAGGTGATGTCTGAGCTGGGACATCTGCAG GAGGCCATGCAGTCCATTGCTCTGGTCACCAAGGAGCCCAGTGTCCTGCCGCAGGCCTCCGAGGAGCTCATCCACGATGCCAAGGCCAGCATCAATCTCTATCCGGAGTCGCCGGGCGGCGGATCCGGCTCCCAGGGCGGCGGCTGCTCCAACTCTCTGGGATCCAGGAAGAGCTCTGTCTGCTCCATCAGCAGCATGAACAGCAGCGGCTCCAGCAACTCTCCGGGCCATCATCACTATCCGCGCTCCCTGTCGCAG TTTGTAACGCCCGCAATTCGCTTGAAACCTGGTGAATCCAGTGATAGTGGCTTTTGCTCATCGCCAGCTCTAACAACAcag GTCTCGAACGCAACGAACCAGACGGCAAATGTGTCGACATGGCCGCCACATTCCCAGGACGTGGTGGACACCCTCCCGCCCACGGCCGACCGACCGCACACCATTTCCACGGCATACGAGAAGGGTCACCAGCGCCCGCCACTGACTGTCTACACGTTCCAGAACCCAGAGACCATCCACGAGTCCGGGAGCGGCAACGGGATCAACAATGGATCGGTGGCCCCATCCAACGGACAGCCATCGTCGGGCCAGACCACACCGGCCACCCAGAAGTCTCCGGCCGCATCGCTCAGTCGTCCGCCTCTGCCAGTC AAGCCGGCCCATGTG CGCTGCTCGTCGCTGGAGCGTCCGCTGTCGGCGCAGAGCAACCACCGTCAGGGCAGTGGAAGCGGCGGCCTGCTGCAGCGTCAGTGCCCCTCACCGATACCGGCTCATATCACGAAAG AGCTGTCCGCAGCACATCatgcacagcagcagcagcagcagctccagcagcagcagagtcCGCCCACATACGTTAACATGTCCGAACTGGCCAACATGGCGGCCTTGAAGCTCACtaaccaccagcagcagcagcagcagcagcaacagcaacagcagcagcagaagcccACGCCACCgcctctgcagcagcagagctCCATTGACTCGATCTGCTCGCAGCATTCCAACGACTCCTCGGGCTCCCATCAGCttctacagcagcagcagcagcagcaagcgcCTCACGCTGCCCAGCACCATGCCACACGCTCCCATTCCATATCCTCGACGGCCTCGTCGCTGCACTCGCATCCATCGATCGACTCGACGGTCGCTTGCGGCTCCCTCGTGGGCCAGCACACCcacagcaccagcaccaacacGAACACCACCTCGCCGTCCAGTGGCAGCTCCACGCCCCAGAACCATTACTCGCCCCTGTTAACCAACTCACCCACGTCCACTGCCGCAGGTACGCCCAGTGGAAGCAGCATCAGCACGGGCACGGGTACCGGCGCCGGACTGGGATTCGTCTACCAGGTCAGCTCGCccacgccgccgacgagcgaGGTGCAGGTGCAGGTGCTCAAGATCACCGAGCAGGCGGGATCGCAGCCGCCGGCCAGTGCCGAGGACACGGACGAACGGTCGCGTGCCTCTGTCCTGCAGAAGGCCTCCATGTTCGAGAAGCAGGCGGCAGCCGTGGCAGCAGCGGCCGGTAGTGTGTCGCCTCCTGTTCCGGCCACGGGTCCATCCCCTGCGGCGGCCGCCCCAAGTGCCGGGGGACCGAAGCGGTCCGAGGCCGAGCAGCAGGAAATGG ACAAATCTTTCGAAGACTCAATCAAAGcattaaataatttaattgGCGAACTAGACTCGTTTCAACGTGAGATTGATGAGGGCAAGGGCAAGcagaacagcaacagcaacagcagcaacaacaacctgACAAcgagtagcagcagcagcgagaaCAACAACCTGCCCCCCGTCTGCATCGGCAGCACCGccagcaccaccagcaccagcaccaccaaCATCGATTTGTGCGGCATCAGCAACCAGACCAACTCCAGCGGCTGCGGCACGGACATGTCGGACACCACCTCCGAGGAGCTGGCCGGTGAGGAGGGGGGCCACCTGATGGACCCCACGCTGGCGGAGGCCAGGCGGCGAGAACGAGAGCTTCTGGGCGCCAGCGATTCGGAGCTGAGTCGCTGCTATGTGAGCGAGACGAGTTCGCTGACCGGCGGCCTGACAGCGGGCGGCTACGAGAACCCCACGTTCGCCCACTTTGTGGCGAGTGCGAGCCGCGACGACCCCTACAACGGGGGGTCGGGCAGCGAGGGGCGCTCCCTATATGCGCCCGcctccgtgtccgtgtccgcgGACAGCATCTCGCTGGCCGCCTCCGACAGCATCTGCCTGTCGGGGCAGCCGCGGCACGCCTACGTGGACACCTgcagcgacagcggcagcgCCGTCGTAGTGATCTACGACCACCAGATCCCCAACACCCCGGACATTGAGTTCGTCAAGCAGAACTCGGAGATAGTCCTGCTGCGCACCAAGGACCCCCAGGTGCAGTCGCAGCTGCAGCTTTACGAGATGCGcgagctgcagcagctgccCTCGAATCTAGCCGGATCCCCGGACTCGCCGGACTCGGGCAGTGGCAAGGCGCTCCCGCCGGCAACAGCAACTGTGGCGCCCGCCAAGCAGCGACTCTCCTCGTTTCGCGCCTCCagcgagcagcagctgcagctgctcgGACGCGGCAGCCCGCAAAGAGGTAAAGCAAACCACGTCGATCAGccgccccagcagcagcagccggcaCAAGGGACAGTCAGTGATAACAGTAGCCTCCCAGTAGAGCCTCCTGTGATGCGGCGACAGCTGCCCCCAAAGCCCACCAGCCTCTGCCTGAGCCTTTTCAATGGTACAGGTACAGGTACGGGgtcgggttcgggttcgggtacgggtacgggttcGAATCAGCCTCCCAGTGTGGCCGACAAGCCATTGATACCCCGAAAGTCAGACTTTAAGGCCGACTTAGATGCCAAAATACGcaggcagaagcagaaggTTCAACAGcaaatacagcagcagcaacagcaacagcagaagcagcaacaaacGCCACAGCAGccactgcaacagcagcagcagcagcagcagcaacaacaacactcACCACAGTCGCACCAAACCAGAAACTGTAATGTCACTAATggcccagcagcagccgttGTTATTGCATCCGCATCAGATCCAATCTTGAGCCCGCATCCataccaaaaccaaaaccaaaatcaTAGAATGCCAAGCCAAAATCAGACAACAGCAACATCCAATCATAAGCAATACCAGACGCCCCAAGCAGCTGCGACAGCAACATCAAAAACATCAGCATCTCCTCCATCTGCAACAATAGCAAACCCAGCATTATCATCATTGTCACCTCGCGGCGGTCTGCCAcagccatcatcatcatcgtcatcattaccatcatctgcatctgcatccaCAAACTCCACATCGACAAACGCTCTTGCTCCGTTGCccgttgccactgccactgccactgccactgccccctGCAGACCACCACCATCAGCGCCACCACCCGCCCATCCATATGTGTGCTCCTCGAATGCCGCCAACCCCCAAGCCAACCATCAAGccaatacgaatacgaattccactgccaatgccaatgccaatgccagtcTCAAGCCAGGCATTACGCCCAGGCCGGCCTCGTTGTCGG gaggagcaggaggaggattAGGAGGAGCAGGTGGCTCAACGCGGATCGCACGTCGTTCGTCCATCAATCAGGCCAAGCCACCGCCGCCAGTGCGACGCAGCTCCTCGGTGACACCCAGTCCCAATGCTTCGGTGGGG CACGCGACGCATCTGCAGCTGCAACATAACACACCGCTAAGCAGCTCCAGCGAGCATCTACCACCGCCGCCAGCCTTTATGCTGGAGTCCATGTCCAGCGCTCCTCCAGTGGCCATGCCGAGCTCCGCTCTTAAGGTGTCGGAGACGGTGCGAGCCCTGGCAGCCATGCGGCATCAGCCGGCATCGCCTGGTACGCTAAGACgtatacagcagcagcagcagcaacaccagcaacaacaacaacagcaacaacaatatcAACCCCCACTGCAG ACGTTCCGCACCTCGTCACCGGCCGCAGGCGGAGGAGGCGGTGGGGGCATCTATGCCCAACCCAAGCTGGTCAACAGCATGTCCAGCTTCCGCACCAGCAGCCCAAGTCCcaatgggcatgggcatgggcatgcgCACCCACTGCCACCGACACAGCCCAAGGCGAACCCGAATCTAATTGCACAGCTGAATGCACGACTCAacagcaagcagcagcagcagcagcagcaccatcaacagcagcatgCTTCCGAGGGCATCTACGGCAACCAGCAGCAACCTGGAGGCGAGTCGATCTACACGCGGAGCGGCCTGTCCATGTCCcagccgcaacagcagcaacactATGACG CTGCCCCAATCCTGAGCATGCGACAggctcagcagcagcagcagcagtaccaacatctgcagcagcagcattacACGTGCCCGCCTCCACTGGAGGAtccgccaccgccacccaTTTACAGTGCCGGAGCATCGGCCACGATGCCCAAAAAGATGGCACGCCCCCATGCTGGCCAGAGTGCGGCCTCTCAGTTGAGTGCCTATGCAGCAGGTTCGGCCACGGCTACGCTCCCAAAAAACatgatgcagcagcagcaacgtttacagcagcagctacaacagcagcagcagcagcatcagcaatACCAACAGCCGGCAGGCAtgggcaatggcaatggccaTGTAAATCAGCGTCCACAGTTGCCTCTTCCCCAGCAGCagatgcagcaacagcagcagcagaaactgaGAGCAGCTCAACAGCAACATTTGGcggaacagcaacagcagcagcagcaacagcagcgccagcCACCCATACCGTCGCGGCACTCGAGTGTACAGCAAAAGATATTCGTGTCAACGAATCCATTCATACAAACTACGGCCGTCAAGTTCCATTCGCCCTCAGCCTCGCCCACTTGCGGCTCGCCCGTAACTGGATCTGGGTCTGTATCCTCGGCTAGTATTTATGCCACAACGGCGCGTGGCaatcaccaccagcagcaaATACATCatccacaacagcagcagcatcaacagcaacagcaacagcattaTTATCGCGAGGTTGCTGGGGGCAACAGCAATGGCGGCGCTGCTTACTACAACCACAATAATGCCCATGGCCATGGCCACGCGAATGCGAACGCCCATGCCAATGTCCATGCCCACGCCCACATGTCCCATGCCCAGGCACATCATCCAA ACTTCGTCACAAGCACAAATATCGAAAAGACTGGCAGCATTCGGGCCAAGACCAAGGCCGAGTTCCTCGAGAATCTCAACGCGAAACTGGCCAAGCAGGGCATGTCCGGCCGCGCATTTGCCGTGCGAAATCTCATCAATAGCAAGGCCCTG ATGTATCAGAATCCACAAAATCTATCGCGCCCCAGTGCTCAATATCGTAGACCTCCCACCTATCCCAACACCACTACCACGACCAGCACAACCGcaaccacaaccacagccactggcactggcactggcactggccacTGTGATGAGCAGTGCTAA